One segment of Zonotrichia albicollis isolate bZonAlb1 chromosome 4, bZonAlb1.hap1, whole genome shotgun sequence DNA contains the following:
- the TM7SF3 gene encoding transmembrane 7 superfamily member 3, with amino-acid sequence MWVSPRPALLLLLMGVLRHGGASGLLELSLGKFRNVLLNQTNPVEAVIRNIASNVTVVIFQVHAQQSDVVISFDKTPSVNSSGVGVDRGLVSVLRPEQTVCTWYLRALAAGQVLSTAISIPYTERDPIPGGCNLEFDLEVDPNIYLDYTLVDIHIKFAPANLGYTRGASPPSCDSGTGQSSRWRLRYDVYQYFLPESDLAEMALMSHIRKMSGVHSVKANGIKMLTLTADDKTNVYFSSLPGQGVIYNVIVWDPLWNTSAAYIPVHTYACSFTDLVDNCSSLSKLSTKVFFTAFAVLGLFTCFFGHRFWKTDLFFMGFIVAAFVFFVFITRVTGLSYDVRLILTAVAGIIGGLLLVVSWWRFGSVLLSMFVIGLVLGFLFSSTLFFTPLGDYRVFRDDVVFWVTFTCVALMIPVLFVGCPRILNILASGIVGSYTVVLAIACYVYTSLAYITLDLLRRVLNNYFSRAYTNVPFQRNDFIILSVWAMLALSGVTVQLRRERSEVPFPPHPYLTWKRERERRSTNVLDPSHHIPPLRERIHSKLLHIKEFFQKDQPAGERTPLLL; translated from the exons GTCTTcttgaactctccttgggaaaATTCAGAAATGTGCTACTTAACCAGACCAATCCAGTGGAGGCCGTAATCAGGAACATCGCCAGCAATGTGACTGTGGTTATTTTTCAAGTGCATGCCCAGCAGAGTGATGTGGTGATATCCTTTGATAAG ACCCCGTCAGTGAACAGCTCAGGAGTCGGGGTGGACAGAGGGCTGGTGTCCGTCCTTCGGCCAGAGCAGACGGTGTGCACGTGGTACCTGCGCGCCCTGGCTGCCGGCCAGGTGCTCAGCACCGCCATCTCCATCCCCTACACGGAGAGAG ATCCTATTCCTGGGGGCTGCAATCTAGAATTTGACTTGGAAGTGGATCCAAATATTTACCTGGACTACACATTGGTTGATATACACATCAAGTTTGCCCCTGCAAACTTGGGATATACCAG AGGAGCAAGCCCCCCCTCCTGCGACTCAGGGACTGGGCAGAGCTCCCGCTGGCGGCTGCGCTACGACGTGTACCAGTACTTCCTGCCCGAGAGCGACCTGGCCGAGATGGCACTCATGAGCCACATACGGAAAATGTCCGGCGTGCACAGCGTCAAAGCCAACGGCATTAAG ATGCTTACGCTGACAGCTGATGACAAGACCAATGTCTACTTCTCCTCACTTCCTGGGCAAGGTGTGATCTACAATGTCATAGTGTGGGATCCTCTTTGGAACACTTCTGCTGCATACATACCTGTGCATACATATGCCTGCAGTTTTACTGACCTGGTAGATAACTGCTCTTCCCTCA GTAAACTCTCTACCAAAGTATTCTTCACTGCTTTTGCTGTTCTTGGTCTTTTCACCTGCTTTTTTGGACACAGATTCTGGAAAACAG ACTTATTCTTCATGGGCTTCATTGTTGCAGCATTTGTCTTCTTTGTGTTCATTACCAGGGTAACTGGCCTTAGCTATGATG tgCGTCTTATTTTGACGGCAGTGGCTGGAATCATTGGAGGCCTGCTCTTGGTTGTGAGCTGGTGGAGATTtggctctgtcctgctcagcatGTTTGTAATTGGACTTGTGTTGGGATTTCTCTTCTCCTCAACGCTCTTCTTTACCCCCCTAG GAGACTACAGGGTCTTCCGTGATGATGTGGTATTCTGGGTGACCTTTACTTGTGTAGCCTTGATGATTCCAGTGCTTTTTGTTGGCTGCCCAAGAATT CTGAACATCTTGGCTTCTGGAATAGTGGGCTCTTACACGGTGGTCCTGGCCATTGCTTGTTACGTCTACACGAGCCTTGCTTACATCACCTTAGACCTGCTCAGAAGGGTCCTCAACAATTACTTCAGCAGAGCTTACACCAACGTGCCTTTTCAAAGGAATG aCTTCATCATCCTGTCAGTGTGGGCAATGCTGGCCCTCAGCGGGGTCACTGTGCAGCTCCGCCGGGAGAGGAGTGAGGTGCCCTTCCCACCACATCCCTATCTCACctggaagagggaaagggagcgTAGAAGCACCAATGTCTTAGACCCCAGCCATCATATCCCTCCCCTGAGAGAGAGGATCCACAGCAAGCTGCTGCATATCAAAGAGTTCTTCCAGAAGGACCAGCCAGCCGGGGAGAGAACTCCACTGCTTTTGTAA